A genomic region of Prionailurus viverrinus isolate Anna chromosome D4, UM_Priviv_1.0, whole genome shotgun sequence contains the following coding sequences:
- the ABITRAM gene encoding protein Abitram isoform X2, with product MPTHQSTESFILLDVKGKPCEDHCILQHSNRICVITLAESHPVLQSGKTIKSISYQISTNCSRLQNKVSGKFKRGAQFLTELAPLCKIYCSDGEEYTISSCVRGRLMEVNENILHKPSILQEKPSTEGYIAVVLPKFEESKSITDGLLTQKQYEEVVVRRITATTATS from the exons ATGCCGACCCACCAATCAACAGAGTCATTCATTCTTCTAGATGTCAAAGGCAAACCCTGTGAGGACCACTGTATACTACAGCACTCCAACCG AATATGTGTCATCACATTGGCAGAATCTCATCCAGTTCTTCAAAGTGGAAAAACAATCAAAAGCATTTCCTATCAAATCAGCACCAACTGTAGTAGACTTCAGAACAAGGTCTCTGGGAAATTTAAGCGG GGGGCACAGTTTCTAACAGAGCTCGCACCTCTGTGTAAGATTTACTGCTCAGATGGAGAAGAATACACTATATCTAG ctgtgtCAGAGGACGGTTGATGGAAGTGAATGAAAACATTCTCCATAAGCCATCTATTCTACAAGAGAAG CCATCCACTGAAGGCTACATTGCAGTTGTGCTGCCCAAATTTGAAGAAAGTAAGAGCATAACAGATGGgttactgacacaaaaacagtaTGAAGAAGTCGTGGTGAGGCGCATCACTGCCACGACAGCCACATCATGA
- the ABITRAM gene encoding protein Abitram isoform X1: MATEPGAEGPAVPSLVDRYFTRWYKADVKGKPCEDHCILQHSNRICVITLAESHPVLQSGKTIKSISYQISTNCSRLQNKVSGKFKRGAQFLTELAPLCKIYCSDGEEYTISSCVRGRLMEVNENILHKPSILQEKPSTEGYIAVVLPKFEESKSITDGLLTQKQYEEVVVRRITATTATS, from the exons ATGGCTACCGAGCCCGGGGCAGAGGGACCCGCAGTGCCTTCGCTCGTGGATCGTTACTTCACTCGTTGGTACAAAGCCG ATGTCAAAGGCAAACCCTGTGAGGACCACTGTATACTACAGCACTCCAACCG AATATGTGTCATCACATTGGCAGAATCTCATCCAGTTCTTCAAAGTGGAAAAACAATCAAAAGCATTTCCTATCAAATCAGCACCAACTGTAGTAGACTTCAGAACAAGGTCTCTGGGAAATTTAAGCGG GGGGCACAGTTTCTAACAGAGCTCGCACCTCTGTGTAAGATTTACTGCTCAGATGGAGAAGAATACACTATATCTAG ctgtgtCAGAGGACGGTTGATGGAAGTGAATGAAAACATTCTCCATAAGCCATCTATTCTACAAGAGAAG CCATCCACTGAAGGCTACATTGCAGTTGTGCTGCCCAAATTTGAAGAAAGTAAGAGCATAACAGATGGgttactgacacaaaaacagtaTGAAGAAGTCGTGGTGAGGCGCATCACTGCCACGACAGCCACATCATGA